Proteins from a genomic interval of Ramlibacter algicola:
- a CDS encoding ABC transporter ATP-binding protein, translating to MLRMNDLSKVYRTHMIETHALRGLDIHVKEGEFVTVTGPSGSGKTTFLNIAGLLEEFDSGDYFLDGVDVSKLNDDARSRLRNEKLGFVFQGFNLIPDLDLFDNVDVPLRYRGLPAAERKERIEHALAEVGLASRMKHYPSELSGGQQQRVAIARALAGSPKVLLADEPTGNLDTQMARSVMELLEQINARGTTILMVTHDPELAARAQRIVHIIDGCVHDLVRRKPSLVEDAAQPA from the coding sequence ATGCTGCGCATGAACGACCTGAGCAAGGTGTACCGCACCCACATGATCGAGACGCACGCATTGCGCGGGCTCGACATCCACGTCAAGGAAGGCGAGTTCGTCACGGTCACCGGCCCGTCCGGCTCCGGCAAGACCACCTTCCTGAACATCGCCGGCCTGCTGGAGGAATTCGACAGCGGCGACTACTTCCTCGACGGCGTCGACGTCAGCAAGCTCAATGACGACGCCCGCTCGCGGCTGCGCAACGAGAAGCTGGGCTTCGTGTTCCAGGGCTTCAACCTGATCCCGGACCTGGACCTGTTCGACAACGTCGACGTGCCGCTGCGCTACCGCGGCTTGCCCGCCGCCGAGCGCAAGGAACGCATCGAGCACGCGCTCGCCGAAGTGGGCCTGGCCTCGCGCATGAAGCACTACCCGTCCGAGCTCTCCGGCGGCCAGCAGCAACGGGTCGCCATCGCACGCGCGCTCGCCGGCTCGCCCAAGGTCTTGCTGGCGGACGAGCCGACCGGCAACCTGGACACGCAGATGGCGCGCAGCGTGATGGAGCTGCTGGAGCAGATCAACGCGCGCGGCACCACCATCCTGATGGTCACGCACGACCCCGAACTGGCGGCGCGCGCGCAGCGCATCGTGCACATCATCGACGGCTGCGTGCACGACCTGGTGCGCCGCAAGCCCTCGCTGGTGGAAGACGCGGCGCAGCCGGCCTGA
- a CDS encoding ABC transporter permease: MFRYHLMLGVRSLRRNPILTALMVLTLAIGVAASMSTLTVLHVMSGDPIPAKSDRLVVPMLDNAELQGYVPGEKRAFYHNQVTYQDSMAMLRSGQGVRRTVVQDVFGAIEPARPDLPVPTVQGVATTTDYFPMFEVPFRHGAPWSAEQDRGAANVAVLSRKKAEDLFGAGNPVGKRFRMWDREFTVVGMLDEWSPVPRYTHVINGNGGSFNGDDEVYVPMSVAVAAEQSSNGSTSCMKDPPRPGYQGFLESECIYLQFWFELAAASDRPKLRDWLEGYVREQRRLGRFERPQPVALYDVREWLDHMEVVPKDHKAAAWLSIGFLLLCMVNTMGLLLAKFSARAPEIGVRRALGATRGTVFRQYMVEAGVVGLAGGTLGLLLSGASLWVIRQQSRDLSVVARMDWEMLATTFAIAILAALMAGLLPTWRSAQVTPALQLKSQ; the protein is encoded by the coding sequence ATGTTCCGCTACCACCTGATGCTGGGCGTGCGCAGCCTGCGCCGCAACCCGATCCTCACCGCGCTGATGGTGCTCACGCTGGCCATCGGCGTCGCCGCGAGCATGTCGACGCTGACCGTGCTGCACGTGATGTCGGGCGACCCGATCCCCGCCAAGAGCGACCGGCTGGTCGTGCCGATGCTGGACAACGCCGAACTCCAGGGCTACGTGCCGGGCGAGAAGCGGGCCTTCTATCACAACCAGGTCACGTACCAGGACTCGATGGCGATGCTGCGCTCGGGCCAGGGCGTGCGCCGCACGGTGGTGCAGGACGTGTTCGGCGCCATCGAACCGGCGCGGCCCGACCTGCCGGTGCCCACGGTGCAGGGCGTCGCCACGACGACCGACTACTTCCCGATGTTCGAGGTGCCGTTCCGCCACGGCGCGCCCTGGAGCGCGGAGCAGGACCGCGGCGCCGCCAACGTCGCCGTGCTGAGCCGCAAGAAGGCCGAAGACCTGTTCGGCGCCGGCAACCCGGTGGGCAAGCGCTTCCGCATGTGGGACCGCGAGTTCACCGTGGTCGGCATGCTCGACGAGTGGAGCCCGGTGCCGCGCTACACGCACGTGATCAACGGCAACGGCGGCAGCTTCAACGGCGACGACGAGGTGTACGTGCCGATGTCGGTGGCCGTCGCCGCCGAGCAAAGCTCCAACGGCAGCACCAGCTGCATGAAGGACCCGCCGCGGCCCGGCTACCAGGGCTTCCTGGAATCCGAATGCATCTACCTGCAGTTCTGGTTCGAGCTCGCGGCGGCGTCCGACCGGCCGAAGCTGCGCGACTGGCTGGAAGGCTACGTGCGCGAGCAGCGCCGCCTGGGCCGCTTCGAGCGCCCGCAGCCCGTCGCGCTGTACGACGTGCGCGAGTGGCTGGACCACATGGAGGTGGTGCCCAAGGACCACAAGGCCGCGGCCTGGCTGTCCATCGGCTTCCTGCTCCTGTGCATGGTGAACACCATGGGCCTGCTGCTGGCGAAGTTCTCGGCGCGCGCGCCGGAGATCGGCGTGCGGCGCGCGCTCGGCGCCACCCGCGGCACCGTGTTCCGCCAGTACATGGTCGAAGCCGGCGTCGTCGGGCTGGCCGGCGGCACGCTGGGCCTGCTGCTGTCCGGCGCCAGCCTGTGGGTGATCCGCCAGCAGTCCCGCGACCTCTCGGTGGTCGCGCGCATGGACTGGGAGATGCTGGCGACCACCTTCGCGATCGCCATCCTCGCCGCGCTGATGGCCGGGCTGCTGCCCACGTGGCGGTCGGCCCAGGTCACGCCGGCGCTGCAACTGAAGTCGCAATGA
- a CDS encoding ABC transporter permease translates to MEIRPILSSLLRTRTAPLLVAIQVALSLAVLANALFIVHLRLQAADRPSGIAEEENVGYFGRTFADQMKHPQVLAEWERELAVLRGVPGVKAVTWGSQMPMSTSGSSSSVRVNEKQEQEVAVPSVYFVGPQFVPVLGLQVVEGRNLTDADMVDLDPETQGYFDDFPKNVVITRGLGEKLFPGEQSFVGKQFLFGKAAYVRIVGVLDRLQTTQAQHGAEGEYSVLLPRRVGQARVRYILRTEPGQRDKVMLAAEQALRKAAGEPVRLQVRSVSDDRQRRYRNERAMASMLIAVSGLLLLVTASGIVGLASLRVTQRRKQIGVRRALGARRIDILRYFLVENLMITSTGIVAGLFLGLALNALLETRLGLPKLPVTYLAGGALSLWVLGLLAVWGPAARAAGTSPAIATRTA, encoded by the coding sequence ATGGAAATCCGCCCCATCCTCTCCTCGCTGCTGCGCACGCGCACCGCGCCGCTGCTGGTCGCGATCCAGGTCGCCCTGAGCCTCGCGGTGCTGGCCAATGCGCTGTTCATCGTGCACCTGCGGCTGCAGGCCGCCGACCGCCCCAGCGGCATCGCCGAGGAGGAGAACGTCGGCTACTTCGGCCGCACCTTCGCCGACCAGATGAAGCACCCCCAGGTGCTGGCCGAGTGGGAGCGTGAACTCGCGGTGCTGCGCGGCGTCCCGGGCGTGAAGGCCGTGACGTGGGGATCGCAGATGCCGATGTCCACCTCGGGCTCGTCCAGCAGCGTGCGCGTCAACGAGAAACAGGAGCAGGAGGTCGCCGTGCCGTCGGTGTACTTCGTCGGTCCGCAGTTCGTGCCGGTGCTCGGCCTGCAGGTCGTGGAGGGACGCAACCTCACCGACGCCGACATGGTCGACCTGGACCCCGAGACGCAGGGCTACTTCGACGACTTCCCCAAGAACGTGGTCATCACGCGCGGCCTCGGCGAGAAGCTGTTCCCCGGCGAGCAGTCCTTCGTCGGCAAGCAGTTCCTGTTCGGCAAGGCCGCGTACGTGCGCATCGTCGGCGTGCTCGACCGCCTGCAGACCACGCAGGCGCAGCACGGTGCCGAGGGCGAGTACTCGGTGCTCCTGCCGCGGCGGGTCGGCCAGGCGCGCGTGCGCTACATCTTGCGCACCGAGCCCGGCCAGCGGGACAAGGTGATGCTGGCCGCCGAGCAGGCGCTGCGCAAGGCCGCCGGCGAGCCGGTGCGCCTGCAGGTGCGCTCGGTGTCCGACGACCGCCAGCGCCGGTACCGCAACGAGCGCGCGATGGCCTCGATGCTGATCGCGGTCTCGGGCTTGCTGCTGCTGGTCACGGCCAGCGGCATCGTCGGCCTGGCCAGCCTGCGCGTGACGCAGCGTCGCAAGCAGATCGGCGTGCGGCGTGCCCTGGGTGCGCGGCGCATCGACATCCTGCGCTACTTCCTGGTGGAGAACCTGATGATCACCAGCACCGGCATCGTCGCCGGCCTGTTCCTCGGGCTCGCGCTCAACGCGCTGCTGGAGACCAGGCTGGGACTGCCCAAGCTGCCCGTGACCTACCTGGCCGGCGGCGCCCTGTCTCTGTGGGTGCTCGGCCTGCTGGCGGTGTGGGGCCCGGCGGCGCGCGCGGCCGGCACGTCGCCCGCGATCGCGACCCGCACGGCGTGA
- a CDS encoding sigma-54-dependent transcriptional regulator, with protein sequence MATVLVIDDNPSIATAMDVLLSLHDIRTAHAASPGEGLARLEQGDIDLVIQDMNFAADTTSGEEGRALFHRLRERHPDLPVILLTAWTHLDMAVDLVKAGAADYVAKPWNDERLVTTIKNLLELGQATRELHRRVRRERRRHDDLQQQWDLRGMVWRDTATERVIELACQVARSDVPVLVTGPNGAGKERIAAILQANSGVKDGPFVTLNCGALPQELVEAELFGAEAGAYTGAGKARAGKFEAADGGTLFLDEIGNLPPAGQVKLLRVLETGRFQRLGSNEERQVKVRVVSATNADLRAMIKAGSFREDLFYRLNVIEIALPPLARRPDDILPLALHFLGPGKQLDAGAEAVLLRHTWPGNVRELKNTMQRAGLLARGDVITAADLGLQAAGPAPAPEADIDRAAIEQALVRHGGVIAQAANELGLSRQALYRRMERLGIARTGS encoded by the coding sequence ATGGCAACGGTCCTGGTCATCGACGACAACCCGTCCATCGCCACGGCGATGGACGTGCTGCTCTCGCTGCATGACATCCGCACGGCGCACGCCGCGTCGCCCGGCGAGGGCCTGGCGCGCCTGGAGCAAGGCGACATCGACCTGGTGATCCAGGACATGAACTTCGCCGCCGACACCACGTCGGGCGAAGAGGGCCGCGCCCTCTTCCACCGGCTGCGCGAACGCCATCCCGACCTGCCGGTGATCCTGCTGACGGCATGGACGCACCTGGACATGGCCGTCGACCTGGTGAAGGCCGGCGCCGCCGACTACGTCGCCAAGCCATGGAACGACGAGCGCCTGGTCACCACCATCAAGAACCTGCTGGAACTGGGCCAGGCGACGCGCGAGCTGCACCGGCGCGTGCGGCGCGAACGCCGCCGCCACGACGACCTGCAGCAGCAATGGGACCTGCGCGGCATGGTGTGGCGCGACACGGCGACCGAACGCGTGATCGAGCTGGCATGCCAGGTCGCGCGGTCCGACGTGCCGGTGCTGGTCACCGGCCCGAACGGCGCGGGCAAGGAACGGATCGCGGCCATCCTGCAGGCCAATTCCGGCGTGAAGGACGGCCCCTTCGTGACGCTGAACTGCGGCGCGCTGCCGCAGGAGCTGGTCGAAGCGGAACTGTTCGGCGCCGAGGCCGGCGCGTACACCGGCGCCGGCAAGGCGCGTGCGGGCAAGTTCGAGGCCGCCGACGGCGGCACGCTGTTCCTCGACGAGATCGGCAACCTGCCGCCCGCCGGCCAGGTCAAGCTGCTGCGTGTGCTGGAGACGGGCCGCTTCCAGCGCCTGGGCTCCAACGAGGAGCGGCAGGTGAAGGTGCGCGTCGTCAGCGCGACCAACGCGGACCTGCGCGCCATGATCAAGGCGGGCAGCTTCCGCGAGGACCTGTTCTACCGCCTGAACGTCATCGAGATCGCGCTGCCGCCACTGGCCAGGCGTCCGGACGACATCCTGCCGCTGGCGCTGCACTTCCTCGGCCCGGGCAAGCAGCTCGATGCGGGCGCGGAAGCCGTGTTGCTGCGGCATACGTGGCCGGGCAACGTCCGCGAGTTGAAGAACACCATGCAGCGCGCCGGCTTGCTCGCGCGCGGCGACGTCATCACCGCCGCCGACCTCGGCCTGCAAGCGGCGGGCCCCGCGCCGGCGCCCGAAGCCGACATCGACCGCGCGGCGATCGAACAGGCCCTCGTGCGCCACGGCGGCGTCATCGCGCAAGCCGCGAATGAACTCGGCCTGAGCCGGCAGGCGCTGTACCGGCGCATGGAGCGCCTGGGCATCGCGCGGACGGGGAGCTGA
- a CDS encoding sensor histidine kinase, with product MRRRFGLVTRLSLRFAGLVVSSTVIALGLARWLGPTWQAGLLTLAILVPVALAFARTQLQPLLAMLRALSGTVISYRDGDFSHGLHWERDDEIGDLVKAHNDLGRVLREQRQGLAERELLLDTMVQNTPVAMLLVGHAGNVVFGNLAARQLLHGGRRIEGQDLDRLLLRAFGSLREAYARGGDGLFTVQPAKGSDAEDEIYHLARRQFTLNGQRHELLLLRHLTAELRRQEVQTWKKVIRVLSHELNNSLAPAASLARSGAELLRRGQPERLPEIFRTIEERTSHLQGFIEGYARFAKLPTPRLEDVAWDTLVGSLQAQVPFQLVGALPAEPVRADAGQVEQALLNLLKNAHESGSPPSDIALAVRRAGDALAIDVMDRGSGMTEVVMSQALVPFYSTKRSGTGLGLALAREIAEAHGGRIVLANRDGGGLVVSLVLPA from the coding sequence ATGCGCCGCCGCTTCGGCCTCGTCACGCGCCTGTCGCTGCGCTTCGCGGGGCTGGTCGTGTCGAGCACGGTCATCGCGCTGGGGCTCGCCCGCTGGCTCGGGCCCACCTGGCAGGCGGGCCTGCTCACGCTGGCGATCCTCGTGCCGGTGGCGCTGGCGTTCGCGCGCACGCAGTTGCAGCCGCTGCTGGCGATGCTGCGCGCGCTGTCCGGCACGGTGATCAGCTACCGCGACGGTGACTTCTCGCACGGGCTGCACTGGGAACGTGACGACGAGATCGGCGACCTGGTGAAGGCGCACAACGACCTCGGGCGCGTGCTGCGCGAGCAGCGCCAGGGCCTGGCCGAGCGCGAGCTGCTGCTGGACACCATGGTGCAGAACACGCCGGTGGCGATGCTGCTGGTGGGCCACGCCGGCAACGTCGTGTTCGGCAACCTCGCCGCGCGCCAGCTGCTGCATGGCGGCCGCCGCATCGAAGGCCAGGATCTGGATCGCCTGCTGCTGCGTGCGTTCGGCTCGCTGCGCGAAGCCTATGCGCGGGGCGGCGACGGCCTCTTCACCGTGCAGCCGGCCAAGGGCAGCGACGCCGAGGACGAGATCTACCACCTGGCGCGCCGCCAGTTCACGCTCAATGGCCAGCGGCACGAGCTGCTGCTGCTGCGGCACCTGACGGCCGAATTGCGGCGGCAGGAGGTGCAGACCTGGAAGAAGGTGATCCGCGTCCTGAGCCACGAGTTGAACAACTCGCTGGCGCCGGCGGCATCGCTGGCGCGCTCGGGCGCCGAGCTGCTGCGGCGCGGGCAGCCCGAGCGGCTACCGGAGATCTTCCGCACGATCGAGGAACGCACCAGCCACCTGCAAGGCTTCATCGAGGGCTATGCGCGCTTCGCCAAGCTGCCGACGCCGCGGCTGGAGGACGTCGCCTGGGACACGCTGGTCGGCTCTCTGCAGGCGCAGGTGCCGTTCCAGCTGGTGGGCGCGCTGCCCGCCGAACCCGTGCGCGCCGATGCGGGCCAGGTGGAGCAGGCGCTGCTGAACCTGCTGAAGAACGCCCACGAATCGGGCTCGCCCCCGTCCGACATCGCGCTGGCGGTGCGGCGCGCCGGCGACGCGCTGGCCATCGACGTGATGGACCGCGGCAGCGGCATGACCGAGGTCGTGATGTCGCAGGCGCTGGTGCCGTTCTATTCCACCAAGCGCAGCGGCACCGGCCTGGGGCTGGCGCTAGCGCGCGAGATCGCCGAAGCCCACGGCGGCCGCATCGTGCTGGCCAACCGCGACGGCGGCGGGCTGGTGGTCTCGTTGGTGCTGCCGGCCTGA